From Deltaproteobacteria bacterium, a single genomic window includes:
- a CDS encoding type II toxin-antitoxin system Phd/YefM family antitoxin, whose translation MTIIIIMVYAGQKIKLSTVKSTFSEVVKTVKNTGEAVIVTVDGKPAAQIVPIASELRDLSTQEVATFKALMDAVLRIPI comes from the coding sequence ATGACTATAATAATCATTATGGTCTACGCGGGTCAAAAAATTAAGCTTTCTACTGTAAAATCAACTTTCTCTGAAGTTGTAAAAACAGTTAAAAATACTGGTGAAGCTGTAATTGTAACTGTTGATGGCAAGCCTGCGGCCCAAATTGTTCCAATTGCTAGTGAATTGCGAGATTTATCCACACAAGAAGTTGCAACTTTTAAAGCTTTAATGGATGCTGTTTTACGTATTCCTATTTAA
- a CDS encoding ATP-binding protein yields the protein MRRSLIQPIQADLNRKIILVSGARQCGKTTLAKMLGEPYDYLNFDVAEHRIAIIEKSWDRKKPIIILDELHKLKKWKSYLKGIYDDEGIPPGLVITGSAKLDTYKKVGDSLAGRFFSYRLHPFDLAELAQIDTKLNTEKTLTQLLLLGGFPEPFLDGRETYYKRWRRSHLDIILRQDLLDLESVHEITSIETLVQLLRKRVGSPVSYASLARDLQCNDKTVRRWLSLLESMYVIFKVTPYHRNVARSLLKSAKYYFFDNGLVQGDQGTRLENLVACALLKQLHFLQDCLGRELELFYLRNKDGREVDFLISENLKPILLVEVKWADNTVAPSIGHFASMLHVNKAIQIVKELPREKTFASGLEIRRAANWLASLPSTL from the coding sequence ATGCGACGTTCGTTAATTCAACCAATTCAAGCTGATTTAAATCGTAAGATAATTCTCGTTAGCGGCGCTCGGCAATGCGGCAAAACAACTTTAGCAAAAATGCTTGGTGAACCTTATGATTATTTAAATTTTGATGTTGCTGAACATCGTATAGCTATAATTGAAAAATCTTGGGACAGAAAAAAACCTATTATAATACTTGATGAGTTACACAAATTAAAAAAATGGAAGAGTTACTTAAAAGGAATCTATGATGATGAAGGTATACCACCAGGTCTTGTTATAACTGGCAGTGCTAAACTTGATACCTATAAAAAAGTTGGTGATTCTTTAGCTGGCCGATTTTTTTCTTATCGCTTACATCCATTTGACCTCGCTGAATTGGCGCAAATTGATACCAAATTAAATACTGAAAAAACCCTTACACAATTGCTTTTACTTGGTGGCTTTCCCGAACCTTTTCTTGATGGCCGCGAAACCTATTATAAAAGATGGCGACGCTCTCACTTAGATATTATTTTACGTCAGGATTTGCTCGATCTTGAAAGCGTTCACGAAATCACTAGCATTGAGACATTAGTACAACTGCTGCGAAAACGTGTTGGAAGTCCAGTATCATATGCTTCATTAGCTCGTGATTTACAATGCAATGATAAAACTGTACGACGATGGCTTAGCTTACTTGAAAGTATGTATGTTATTTTTAAAGTAACACCATATCATCGCAATGTAGCACGTTCTCTTTTAAAGTCAGCAAAATATTATTTTTTTGACAATGGCTTAGTACAAGGTGATCAAGGTACTCGGTTAGAAAACCTTGTGGCTTGTGCCTTGCTTAAACAATTGCATTTTTTACAAGATTGCTTGGGACGCGAACTAGAACTTTTCTATTTACGTAATAAAGATGGTCGTGAAGTAGATTTTTTAATCAGCGAAAACTTAAAACCTATTTTACTTGTTGAAGTTAAATGGGCTGATAATACTGTCGCTCCAAGCATTGGTCACTTTGCTTCTATGTTGCATGTTAACAAGGCAATACAAATAGTAAAAGAATTACCACGCGAAAAAACATTCGCCAGTGGGCTTGAAATTCGCCGTGCTGCTAATTGGCTTGCGTCACTGCCATCAACCTTATAA
- a CDS encoding GMC family oxidoreductase — translation MTKLKDFDVIVIGSGAGGAPVAATLAQAGLRVLILEKGPYYSLADFTHDEITICRRDFFVPFPVDDPHTIRKNGAEQVFPTTEGWTSCCVGGATVHMTGFWYWPHAEDFKLATLIGGVAGANLADWPISYAEIEPYLYKAEVLIGVSGQAGINPFDTRKRPYPLPALRPHPSAALIDRAAKEIGMHAFPTARAVLSQAYGTRPACNQCGYCGDYGCENASKSSMLATLIPAAEATHNCEVRANSPVTRIIIGNDRRVSGVEYRDHKGNTHKVSAKIVVLAASAIESARLLLLSACKAFPQGVANTSGLVGKNLTFSTFGKGTAIFSRQDFIKTVGEHNYDLPFLQRSVQDDYWASDGRLGFIKGGTYNFILPHPNPINAALRLTMDRDFKLYGEAYKQQVLKYFKEQTWLEFEIFNEFLPTDQTYIDLDPNVKDRTGMPVARIQMTHHPLDLEVNRRMLKRGIDILAAVTPKAQEFNSPHIASTTYHLQHGTCRFGNDAKTSVLNADCRAHDIDNLYVTDGSFMPTSLGVPTTPTIIANSFRVGDKILARRNEVKY, via the coding sequence ATGACTAAGTTGAAAGATTTTGATGTCATAGTCATTGGCAGTGGTGCTGGTGGTGCTCCGGTGGCTGCGACATTGGCGCAAGCTGGCTTGCGAGTTTTGATCTTAGAAAAAGGGCCATACTATAGCCTTGCTGATTTTACTCATGATGAAATAACAATTTGCCGTCGTGATTTTTTTGTACCGTTTCCGGTTGATGACCCCCATACCATTCGTAAAAACGGGGCAGAACAAGTTTTTCCAACAACTGAAGGTTGGACTTCATGCTGTGTGGGTGGCGCCACGGTGCACATGACTGGATTTTGGTATTGGCCGCACGCGGAAGATTTTAAATTAGCAACATTAATAGGTGGTGTTGCTGGGGCAAATCTTGCAGACTGGCCGATTAGTTATGCTGAGATTGAGCCATATTTATATAAAGCAGAAGTTTTAATCGGCGTGTCAGGTCAAGCTGGCATAAATCCATTCGATACACGCAAGCGGCCTTACCCTCTGCCAGCCTTACGGCCACATCCAAGTGCAGCATTAATTGATAGGGCGGCAAAAGAAATTGGTATGCATGCGTTCCCTACGGCGCGCGCGGTATTATCACAAGCGTATGGCACACGACCAGCGTGCAATCAATGTGGCTATTGTGGTGATTATGGTTGTGAGAACGCTTCAAAGTCGAGCATGCTAGCGACACTAATACCTGCTGCTGAGGCGACGCATAATTGTGAAGTTCGTGCCAATTCACCAGTTACTCGTATCATAATAGGTAATGATCGGCGCGTTAGTGGGGTTGAGTATCGTGACCATAAAGGCAACACCCACAAAGTATCGGCAAAAATAGTAGTATTGGCCGCCAGTGCTATTGAGAGCGCGCGTTTGTTATTGCTTTCGGCATGCAAAGCATTTCCGCAAGGAGTTGCCAACACCAGTGGATTAGTTGGGAAGAATTTGACTTTTTCAACCTTTGGTAAGGGAACGGCAATTTTTTCTCGTCAGGATTTTATTAAAACAGTTGGCGAACATAATTATGATTTGCCGTTTTTACAGCGTAGCGTACAAGATGATTATTGGGCCTCTGATGGTCGCTTAGGTTTTATCAAAGGCGGTACTTATAATTTTATTTTGCCGCATCCTAATCCGATAAATGCGGCGCTGCGTTTAACTATGGATCGTGATTTTAAATTGTATGGCGAAGCATATAAACAACAAGTGTTAAAGTATTTTAAGGAACAGACTTGGCTTGAGTTTGAAATTTTTAATGAGTTTTTACCAACCGACCAGACTTATATTGATCTTGATCCCAATGTTAAAGACCGTACGGGTATGCCGGTTGCCCGTATTCAAATGACCCATCATCCGTTAGATCTTGAAGTCAATCGCCGCATGCTTAAGCGTGGTATTGATATTTTGGCTGCGGTAACTCCCAAGGCCCAAGAATTTAATTCTCCGCATATTGCAAGCACTACTTATCATTTGCAGCACGGAACTTGTCGTTTTGGTAATGATGCAAAAACCTCTGTGCTTAATGCTGATTGCCGCGCCCATGATATCGACAATCTTTATGTTACTGATGGTAGTTTTATGCCCACTTCATTAGGGGTGCCAACAACGCCAACAATTATTGCCAATAGCTTTCGCGTAGGTGATAAAATTTTAGCGCGTCGTAATGAAGTTAAGTACTAG
- a CDS encoding gluconate 2-dehydrogenase subunit 3 family protein: MTTKINLKAYEPLTVSRRQALATLVGVGLATGLSACKKGKARDALLLSDSSDENSEYYKTMYAVVERIFPGAGAAGALNFFAKLFERKAFIGVGRQFHMAVVVLNRLARKKYRKPLVFCSASEQDEMLVLCKDGKISAPGFDSAMFYKRLIVLTMESFLGAPHHGGNQGEVGWKLIGHKQCYFSPRRLEIIQNLNQGLPY, translated from the coding sequence ATGACCACTAAGATAAATCTGAAAGCCTATGAACCATTGACGGTTAGCCGTCGTCAAGCATTAGCCACGCTTGTTGGTGTTGGCTTAGCAACGGGTTTATCAGCATGTAAAAAAGGTAAAGCGCGTGATGCTCTTTTATTATCTGATAGCAGTGATGAAAATAGCGAATACTATAAAACAATGTATGCGGTAGTTGAACGTATATTTCCTGGAGCAGGTGCAGCAGGAGCACTAAACTTTTTTGCCAAATTATTTGAGCGCAAAGCTTTTATTGGCGTGGGTAGACAATTTCACATGGCGGTGGTGGTACTAAACCGCCTAGCGCGCAAAAAATATCGAAAACCTTTGGTGTTTTGTTCAGCCTCTGAACAAGATGAAATGCTGGTGTTATGTAAAGATGGCAAAATCTCAGCGCCTGGCTTTGACAGTGCGATGTTTTATAAACGTTTAATTGTTTTAACCATGGAGAGTTTTTTAGGTGCACCTCATCATGGTGGTAATCAAGGCGAAGTTGGTTGGAAATTAATTGGTCATAAGCAATGCTATTTTTCGCCACGGCGTTTAGAAATTATTCAAAACTTAAATCAAGGTTTACCTTATTGA
- a CDS encoding cytochrome bc complex cytochrome b subunit, which produces MTLSSATNSNQPQVRPSFFAHIHVSKISLRALKFCTTWGLGIVAITLVAILLFSGLLLGLHYVPTSSEAYRSIIEIEYAIPFGQTLRALHRWSADALLIVVALHVMRIVFMAAYHKRLINWIIGLSMGSVVLLAAFTGYVLPWDQRAFWAARVVAGLFDYIPVIGSIASKFIFGGAELYPSGLPRVHALHVTLFPVLLIILIILHVWRIRRDGGLATSIKQSETLPAWPHLYGRELLLALVVFAIMLLLATNFSAPLGPAADYIRPANPEKAPWYFLGVQELASRGAVLGALVVPILLFLLLIVLPIFDQSEQEIGHWPRSYRLANMIIFIATFVLVSFSYHFINDGEIGEIAPLITTFSIIIFTIIMTWRISGRRLAFQLVLISLVSALLVFTIVGICRGADWVLCWPI; this is translated from the coding sequence GTGACATTGAGTTCTGCAACAAATTCTAATCAGCCCCAAGTACGGCCTTCATTTTTTGCACATATACATGTATCCAAGATATCTCTTCGCGCTTTAAAGTTTTGCACAACATGGGGTTTGGGTATTGTTGCGATAACTTTAGTGGCCATACTTTTATTTTCTGGTTTGTTATTAGGACTGCATTATGTGCCTACCAGTAGTGAAGCTTATCGCAGTATTATAGAGATTGAATATGCGATACCTTTTGGCCAGACTTTACGTGCCCTACATCGTTGGTCAGCGGATGCCTTACTTATCGTAGTTGCTTTACATGTAATGCGTATAGTTTTTATGGCGGCTTACCATAAACGCCTTATTAATTGGATCATCGGTCTTAGTATGGGTAGCGTTGTTTTACTTGCAGCCTTTACTGGTTATGTATTGCCATGGGACCAAAGGGCTTTTTGGGCTGCTCGAGTAGTCGCTGGGCTATTTGATTATATTCCAGTTATTGGTTCAATAGCGTCCAAATTTATTTTTGGTGGTGCTGAGCTTTATCCAAGTGGTTTGCCGCGAGTGCACGCCCTGCATGTCACGTTATTTCCTGTGCTGTTAATAATTCTGATTATACTTCATGTATGGCGTATTCGTCGCGATGGGGGGTTGGCCACTAGCATTAAGCAAAGTGAAACTTTACCTGCATGGCCTCATTTATATGGACGAGAACTTCTGCTAGCACTTGTGGTGTTTGCGATAATGTTATTGTTGGCAACAAATTTTTCAGCGCCACTAGGGCCGGCGGCTGATTATATTAGACCGGCGAATCCAGAAAAGGCACCGTGGTATTTTTTGGGTGTGCAAGAATTAGCAAGTCGTGGTGCAGTATTGGGTGCTCTTGTTGTTCCTATATTATTATTTTTATTGTTGATCGTACTGCCAATATTTGACCAGAGTGAACAAGAAATTGGTCATTGGCCGCGAAGTTATCGTCTAGCAAACATGATAATTTTTATTGCCACCTTTGTTTTAGTTAGTTTTTCGTACCACTTTATTAATGATGGTGAAATCGGTGAAATTGCACCGCTAATTACTACATTTAGTATTATTATATTTACTATAATAATGACCTGGCGAATTTCTGGTAGACGTCTAGCATTTCAACTCGTTTTGATATCGCTGGTTTCAGCTTTATTGGTTTTTACTATTGTGGGCATTTGTCGTGGCGCAGATTGGGTTCTGTGCTGGCCTATTTAG
- a CDS encoding Rieske (2Fe-2S) protein: MDSLLFLPEHNLFIVRNDKGLGAFSARCTHLGCTVKQSGDGLLCPCHGASYDRYGHVLNGPAPRNLPWYAIKITRSGQVIVESREVPIETVTPLIMEPKA; this comes from the coding sequence ATGGATTCTTTATTGTTTTTACCTGAGCACAATTTATTTATTGTTCGTAATGATAAAGGTCTGGGCGCGTTCTCAGCACGCTGTACCCATTTGGGATGTACAGTAAAGCAAAGCGGTGATGGTCTGCTATGCCCTTGTCATGGGGCGAGTTATGATCGCTATGGCCATGTGCTTAACGGACCAGCTCCACGTAATTTGCCTTGGTATGCCATAAAAATTACGCGTAGTGGGCAAGTGATTGTTGAGTCGCGTGAAGTACCAATAGAGACGGTTACCCCGTTAATAATGGAGCCAAAAGCGTGA
- the lexA gene encoding transcriptional repressor LexA, whose protein sequence is MTDADITPRQREIYEFIQDRIRVWGYPPTIREIGEHLGIRSTNGVADHLKALKRKGYLTHNERKSRALTPVQQAGAGVVRAIGSRGEGIAVPILGRVAAGEPILAEEQATGSVVVDSVLLGDGRKVFALKVVGDSMIEDGIHDGDYIFVRKREVAERGEVVVVIIEGEATVKRYYPEGDRIRLQPANSRLKPIYVHKKHFKNVQIIGVVVGVYRKM, encoded by the coding sequence ATGACTGATGCTGATATTACTCCCCGGCAGCGCGAAATTTATGAATTTATTCAAGATCGCATTCGAGTTTGGGGTTATCCGCCCACAATTAGAGAAATTGGCGAGCATCTGGGCATTCGTTCTACTAATGGTGTTGCCGATCACCTAAAAGCTCTAAAACGCAAAGGTTATCTTACTCACAACGAGCGTAAATCACGGGCACTTACTCCAGTGCAACAAGCGGGAGCCGGTGTCGTGAGAGCGATTGGCTCTCGTGGCGAGGGTATTGCTGTGCCTATTTTAGGGCGGGTTGCTGCGGGTGAGCCTATTTTAGCCGAAGAGCAAGCGACCGGCAGTGTAGTAGTAGATTCGGTTTTACTTGGTGATGGTCGCAAGGTATTTGCTTTAAAAGTTGTCGGTGATTCGATGATTGAAGATGGTATTCATGATGGCGACTACATTTTTGTACGTAAACGTGAAGTTGCAGAGCGTGGTGAAGTTGTTGTCGTGATTATCGAAGGCGAAGCAACAGTTAAACGTTATTATCCTGAAGGTGATCGTATTCGCTTACAGCCTGCTAATAGTCGTCTTAAACCGATTTATGTTCATAAAAAACATTTTAAAAATGTTCAAATTATTGGTGTAGTGGTTGGAGTGTATCGAAAAATGTAG
- a CDS encoding sigma-70 family RNA polymerase sigma factor — MAIRKVGIKAKAQELNMYLAKNKCLLEAFKAGDREAMDDVYRHYLPGLTSFLRKGFTFRSGHGQYYFKGIQEVADLKSAVQEVFRRAFEEKARISYNGINSFSNWVLAIGRNMIINQFRNREIALSDYISPADERSHSNFLDDSVSEEFSGLLYAQNTLRQDTQVENVELKSLIDKFMGELTEHDRELLMLRFAEGKGQEETANLLNSTRMRVRTAEAKLRSRLRAYLRNSGYIDHLPNAKTDDDDENENENEMSTYSE; from the coding sequence GTGGCGATTCGTAAGGTAGGTATAAAGGCCAAGGCACAAGAACTAAACATGTATTTGGCAAAAAATAAATGTCTACTCGAAGCCTTTAAGGCTGGGGACCGTGAGGCGATGGATGATGTCTATCGTCATTATTTACCTGGTCTTACTAGCTTTTTACGCAAAGGTTTTACTTTTCGCAGTGGTCACGGTCAATATTATTTTAAAGGCATTCAAGAAGTCGCTGATTTAAAATCTGCAGTACAAGAAGTTTTTCGTCGCGCTTTTGAAGAAAAAGCTCGCATCTCATATAATGGCATTAATTCTTTTAGCAACTGGGTGCTCGCCATCGGGCGCAATATGATTATTAATCAGTTTCGCAATCGCGAGATTGCCCTCTCTGATTATATTTCTCCCGCCGATGAACGCAGTCACTCTAACTTTTTAGATGATTCTGTTTCTGAAGAATTCTCGGGTTTACTCTATGCTCAAAACACCCTTCGCCAAGATACCCAGGTAGAAAACGTTGAGCTTAAAAGCTTAATCGATAAGTTTATGGGTGAGCTAACTGAGCATGACCGTGAATTGCTGATGCTACGCTTTGCCGAAGGTAAAGGCCAAGAAGAAACGGCTAATCTATTAAATTCAACACGTATGCGCGTACGTACTGCCGAAGCAAAACTACGCAGTCGCCTGCGCGCTTATTTGCGCAACTCTGGCTATATCGATCATCTACCTAATGCTAAAACTGACGATGATGATGAAAATGAAAATGAAAATGAGATGAGCACCTATAGCGAATAA